AAAAGATAATGCGTTTGGCTTTCTTCTTTTAGAATTCCAGCTCTAACGTTATGTATTTTTATTAGAGATTTTCTCATATTCGTCCATTAAAGGGCTTTGAAATTGTATTTTTATATTCAATGCGTGAAGAACTGTTGTTATTGTTGACCATCTAACAGTCTTTTTGCCATTCTCAAGATCGTATATGACTGTTTTACCAACACCAGCCAATTCAGCCAGTTCTTCCCGACTCAGCTGAGCTTGTTTTCTATGAAAAAATATTATTTGATGTAATTCATTAATTGCTGTCATGGCGGTAAATGTATGCGCTCATGGTCTTAGCTACAAGAATAATATTCAATAACACATGATATTTACTGTTATAGCAGTATATATAGTTCTTATTGATGAAACTTATCAACTGGCTTTATGTGTTCACTGAATATTACTGTTATCGCAGTAGATACTGAGTGGTATTACTTAATCTGAATAATTCATAGCCACTAAGTCACCAAGACACAAAGTTTAATAAAATATATGCTTATCAAAAATTATCACTCACAGATACAAATAATACTGTTTAAAATAACCTTGTTCATAACTTTAATACTTTTCGTGACTTAGTGTCTTCGTGGCAATAGTTCATGAATAATTCAGGTTAAGTGGGTTGTCTCATAATTTAGGGCGAGGGACAAAAAGTTTGTGTAGTTGGAACGAAAGGTCTAAAAGTGTTTGCTGGCAAATGCTGTACCCGCGTGTGATTTAAGATATGTCTCGAAATTTGCAGCCTTTTCACGGTTTCTGAAAGAGATTGCAGTCTCAATTTTCCATGGTTTAAATTTTGAGGTATGTTTGACTTCACCATGGTTATGTTTCTTTAACCTTGTTGTGAGGTCAATAGTGAGGCCTGTGTAGTGTTTA
This portion of the Candidatus Neomarinimicrobiota bacterium genome encodes:
- a CDS encoding helix-turn-helix domain-containing protein, which translates into the protein MTAINELHQIIFFHRKQAQLSREELAELAGVGKTVIYDLENGKKTVRWSTITTVLHALNIKIQFQSPLMDEYEKISNKNT
- a CDS encoding GIY-YIG nuclease family protein; amino-acid sequence: MSNFHYVYILVSEKYPDKHYTGLTIDLTTRLKKHNHGEVKHTSKFKPWKIETAISFRNREKAANFETYLKSHAGTAFASKHF